In one window of Thunnus thynnus chromosome 23, fThuThy2.1, whole genome shotgun sequence DNA:
- the rbm17 gene encoding splicing factor 45 isoform X2, with translation MSLYDDLGVAASDTKTEGWSKNFKLLQSQLKVKKAALTQAKTQRMKQTTVLAPVIDLKRGGSSDERQITDTPPHAAAGLKDAVPSGFSSGDVLIPLADEYDPMFPNDYEKVVKRHREERQRQREQERQKEIEEREKKRKDRHDGGAPSGFSRFPAAEGDSDEDEEYEKERRKRSMGGAAIAPPSSLVDRDGSVSYPYEDEGRPARGSKAAIPPPMYEDSDRPRSPPGPTSSFLANMGGTVAHKIMQKYGFKEGQGLGKHEQGLSTALSVEKTSKRGGKIIIGDAAEKPDSSKKSEANPLTEILKNPTKVVLLRNMVGRGEVDEDLEGETKEECEKYGKVVKCVIFEIADVLDDEAVRIFLEFERVESAIKAVVDLNGRYFGGRVVKACFYNLDKFRVLDLGEQV, from the exons ATGTCGCTGTATGATGACCTCGGCGTGGCTGCCAGTGACACTAAGACGGAAGGCTGGTCCAAGAACTTCAAGCTGCTGCAGTCCCAGCTGAAGGTGAAGAAGGCGGCTCTGACCCAGGCCAAG actCAGCGGATGAAGCAGACCACTGTCTTGGCTCCTGTCATTGATCTAAAGAGAGGAGGCTCCAGTGATGAGAGACAGATCACAGACACTCCTCcacatgctgctgctggactCAAG GACGCGGTGCCCAGTGGTTTCTCATCTGGAGATGTGCTAATCCCGCTAGCAGACGAGTATGACCCGATGTTCCCCAACGACTATGAGAAGGTGGTGAAACGACACAGAGAAGAGCGACAGCGGCAGAGGGAGCAGGAGCGGCAGAAGGAGATcgaggagagagaaaa GAAAAGGAAAGACAGGCACGACGGCGGAGCTCCAAGCGGTTTCTCTCGGTTCCCGGCAGCAGAGGGCGACtcagatgaggatgaggagtACGAGAAAGAGCGGAGGAAACGAA GTATGGGCGGAGCAGCCATCGCTCCTCCTTCATCACTTGTGGACAGAGACG GCTCCGTTTCATACCCTTACGAGGATGAAGGTCGCCCTGCCAGAGGCTCAAAGGCTGCCATCCCTCCGCCTATGTATGAAGACTCAGACCGGCCACGCTCACCGCCCGGACCAACCAGCTCCTTCCTGGCCAACATGGG AGGAACAGTGGCCCATAAAATCATGCAGAAGTACGGCTTTAAAGAAGGCCAGGGCCTGGGGAAGCACGAGCAAGGCCTCAGCACGGCGCTGTCAGTGGAGAAGACCAGCAAGAGAGGCGGAAAGATCATCATAGGCGACGCCGCAGAAAAAC CGGACTCTTCCAAAAAGTCAGAGGCGAACCCGCTCACAGAGATCCTCAAAAACCCAACCAAAGTGGTCCTGCTGAGG AACATGGTGGGCCGAGGAGAAGTGGACGAAGACCTGGAGGGAGAGACGAAAGAAGAGTGCGAGAAATACGGCAAAGTGgttaaatgtgtcatttttgag ATTGCAGACGTGCTGGACGACGAAGCTGTCAGGATATTTCTGGAGTTCGAGAGGGTGGAGTCAGCCATCAAAG ctgtGGTGGATCTGAACGGACGTTATTTCGGCGGGCGAGTCGTCAAGGCCTGTTTCTACAATCTAGACAAATTTCGGGTTTTGGACCTTGGCGAGCAGGTCTGA
- the rbm17 gene encoding splicing factor 45 isoform X1, with product MSLYDDLGVAASDTKTEGWSKNFKLLQSQLKVKKAALTQAKTQRMKQTTVLAPVIDLKRGGSSDERQITDTPPHAAAGLKDAVPSGFSSGDVLIPLADEYDPMFPNDYEKVVKRHREERQRQREQERQKEIEEREKKRKDRHDGGAPSGFSRFPAAEGDSDEDEEYEKERRKRSMGGAAIAPPSSLVDRDGSVSYPYEDEGRPARGSKAAIPPPMYEDSDRPRSPPGPTSSFLANMGGTVAHKIMQKYGFKEGQGLGKHEQGLSTALSVEKTSKRGGKIIIGDAAEKPGSSQSGAAETSGGGSAADSSKKSEANPLTEILKNPTKVVLLRNMVGRGEVDEDLEGETKEECEKYGKVVKCVIFEIADVLDDEAVRIFLEFERVESAIKAVVDLNGRYFGGRVVKACFYNLDKFRVLDLGEQV from the exons ATGTCGCTGTATGATGACCTCGGCGTGGCTGCCAGTGACACTAAGACGGAAGGCTGGTCCAAGAACTTCAAGCTGCTGCAGTCCCAGCTGAAGGTGAAGAAGGCGGCTCTGACCCAGGCCAAG actCAGCGGATGAAGCAGACCACTGTCTTGGCTCCTGTCATTGATCTAAAGAGAGGAGGCTCCAGTGATGAGAGACAGATCACAGACACTCCTCcacatgctgctgctggactCAAG GACGCGGTGCCCAGTGGTTTCTCATCTGGAGATGTGCTAATCCCGCTAGCAGACGAGTATGACCCGATGTTCCCCAACGACTATGAGAAGGTGGTGAAACGACACAGAGAAGAGCGACAGCGGCAGAGGGAGCAGGAGCGGCAGAAGGAGATcgaggagagagaaaa GAAAAGGAAAGACAGGCACGACGGCGGAGCTCCAAGCGGTTTCTCTCGGTTCCCGGCAGCAGAGGGCGACtcagatgaggatgaggagtACGAGAAAGAGCGGAGGAAACGAA GTATGGGCGGAGCAGCCATCGCTCCTCCTTCATCACTTGTGGACAGAGACG GCTCCGTTTCATACCCTTACGAGGATGAAGGTCGCCCTGCCAGAGGCTCAAAGGCTGCCATCCCTCCGCCTATGTATGAAGACTCAGACCGGCCACGCTCACCGCCCGGACCAACCAGCTCCTTCCTGGCCAACATGGG AGGAACAGTGGCCCATAAAATCATGCAGAAGTACGGCTTTAAAGAAGGCCAGGGCCTGGGGAAGCACGAGCAAGGCCTCAGCACGGCGCTGTCAGTGGAGAAGACCAGCAAGAGAGGCGGAAAGATCATCATAGGCGACGCCGCAGAAAAAC CAGGGTCCAGCCAGTCAGGTGCTGCTGAGACTTCAGGCGGAGGCTCTGCAG CGGACTCTTCCAAAAAGTCAGAGGCGAACCCGCTCACAGAGATCCTCAAAAACCCAACCAAAGTGGTCCTGCTGAGG AACATGGTGGGCCGAGGAGAAGTGGACGAAGACCTGGAGGGAGAGACGAAAGAAGAGTGCGAGAAATACGGCAAAGTGgttaaatgtgtcatttttgag ATTGCAGACGTGCTGGACGACGAAGCTGTCAGGATATTTCTGGAGTTCGAGAGGGTGGAGTCAGCCATCAAAG ctgtGGTGGATCTGAACGGACGTTATTTCGGCGGGCGAGTCGTCAAGGCCTGTTTCTACAATCTAGACAAATTTCGGGTTTTGGACCTTGGCGAGCAGGTCTGA